A stretch of Vigna radiata var. radiata cultivar VC1973A unplaced genomic scaffold, Vradiata_ver6 scaffold_201, whole genome shotgun sequence DNA encodes these proteins:
- the LOC106754710 gene encoding oxysterol-binding protein-related protein 1B-like — protein MNSFRGSQNRNKHAQIPRQPRPTTDEKPMNPPAGPPALRFRSLSTCSHNRPSASRVVQRSASARITRQHTTTRGEVMLSDIVGNGISGILHKWVNYGRGWRPRWFVLHDGVLSYYKIHGPDKLVLNQDVEDGSMVIGEESLRRINSHRHCPSRSRKPVSEIHLMVCSVQENSSDKRRFSVCTGTKKRLHLRAESKEDRAMWVDAMMAVKDMYPRLPNAEVLSPVASVAISTEKLRERLLEEGVSEATIGECEEIMKSEFSQLKKQMVALKHKHLLLIDTLRQLESEKVDLENTLIEDQRQSKDGADTHPLTQEKYSEGSGEDSSDENDRLDPSDDEDDAFFDTCEILSTGSDHLRSCHDSEQDESGPNEICDEKSPIGSVGFNYPQIKRRKKLPDPVEKESSISLWSIIKDNIGKDLTKVCLPVYFNEPLSSLQKCFEDVEYSYLLDQAYEWGKMGDGLKRMIHVAGFAASAYASTKGRSCKPFNPLLGETYEADYPDKGIRFISEKVSHHPMIVACHCEGRGWKFWGDVNLKSKFWGRSIQLDPIGVLTVEFDDGETIHWSKVTTSIYNLILGKLYCDHYGTMRLEGNTSYVCKIKFKEQSIIDRNPHQIHGVVEDKKSKTVATLIGKWDESLHCVIGGGFGKGKGSDESSKPHLLWKKNPSPEHPTRYNFTQFAITLNEITPELKEKLPPTDSRLRPDQRCLENGQHEMANSEKLRLEQRQRQARRMQEKGWKPRWFAKEKGSISYRYIGGYWESRDKGNWESCPDIFGQYSTDTDVNPTP, from the exons ATGAATTCCTTTCGCGGATCACAAAACCGAAACAAACACGCTCAAATCCCGCGTCAACCCCGACCTACCACCGACGAAAAACCCATGAATCCGCCGGCAGGGCCGCCCGCATTGCGCTTCCGCTCCCTCTCAACCTGCAGCCACAACCGCCCCTCCGCTTCCCGCGTAGTGCAGCGCTCCGCCTCGGCGCGCATCACCCGACAGCACACCACCACACGCGGCGAGGTAATGCTAAGCGACATCGTCGGGAACGGCATCTCCGGCATCCTTCACAAGTGGGTGAACTACGGGCGCGGGTGGCGCCCCCGCTGGTTCGTCCTCCACGACGGCGTGCTCTCCTACTACAAGATCCACGGCCCCGACAAGCTAGTCCTCAACCAAGACGTCGAGGACGGTTCCATGGTCATCGGCGAGGAGTCTCTCCGCCGCATCAATAGCCACCGCCACTGCCCCTCCCGCAGTCGCAAACCCGTCAGCGAAATCCATCTCATG GTGTGTTCGGTGCAAGAGAACAGTTCAGATAAGAGGAGGTTTTCTGTGTGTACGGGGACGAAGAAGAGACTGCATTTGAGGGCGGAGAGTAAGGAAGACAGAGCAATGTGGGTGGATGCAATGATGGCAGTGAAGGACATGTATCCTCGGTTGCCCAATGCAGAGGTTTTGTCACCCGTGGCATCAGTGGCTATTTCCACTGAAAAATTGAGAGAGAGGCTTTTAGAAGAGGGTGTGAGTGAAGCTACAATCGGGGAATGTGAGGAAATCATGAAATCCGAGTTCTCTCAGTTGAAGAAGCAAATGGTGGCTCTCAAGCACAAGCATTTGCTACTAATAGACACGTTACGCCAGTTAGAG TCAGAGAAAGTTGATTTGGAGAACACACTTATCGAAGACCAAAGGCAATCAAAGGATGGTGCAGATACTCATCCATTAACGCAAGAAAAATATAGCG AGGGAAGTGGGGAAGATTCTTCTGATGAGAACGATAGGCTGGATCCTTCAGACGACGAGGACGATGCATTCTTTGATACATGTGAAATTCTATCAACAGGGTCAGATCACCTGAGATCCTGCCATGATTCTGAGCAGGATGAGAGTGGTCCAAATGAGATATGTGATGAAAAGTCACCCATTGGATCTGTTGGATTTAACTATCCTCAAATCAAGCGACGAAAGAAGTTGCCCGACCCTGTTGAGAAAGAAAGTAGCATCAGTCTATGGTCAATCATAAAAGATAATATCGGGAAGGATCTTACAAAAGTTTGTCTTCCAGTTTACTTTAACGAGCCTCTCTCCTCACTGCAGAAATGTTTTGAAGATGTTGAGTACTCTTACCTTCTAGACCAAGCATATGAATGGGGTAAAATG GGTGATGGTTTGAAGAGGATGATACATGTAGCTGGATTTGCAGCTTCGGCATATGCTAGCACAAAAGGTAGAAGTTGCAAACCATTTAATCCACTATTGGGAGAGACATATGAAGCAGATTACCCAGACAAAGGCATTCGCTTTATCTCTGAGAAG GTCAGTCATCACCCCATGATTGTAGCATGCCATTGTGAGGGCAGGGGCTGGAAATTTTGGGGTGACGtcaatttaaaaagtaaattttgggGTCGTTCAATCCAGCTTGATCCTATTGGTGTATTGACAGTTGAGTTTGATGATGGAGAAACCATTCATTGGAGCAAG GTAACAACATCTATTTACAACCTCATTTTAGGAAAACTCTACTGCGACCATTATGGTACAATGCGCCTAGAGGGGAACACTAGCTATGTATGTAAGATCAAATTCAAGGAGCAGTCAATCATTGATAGGAATCCTCACCAG ATTCATGGCGTAGTGGAGgataagaaaagtaaaacagTGGCAACTCTAATTGGGAAGTGGGATGAGAGTTTGCACTGCGTAATTGGAGGGGGTTTTGGGAAAGGAAAAGGGTCCGATGAGTCATCAAAACCACATCTTCTGTGGAAGAAGAACCCGTCACCAGAGCACCCCACAAGATATAACTTCACACAATTTGCTATTACACTCAATGAAATCACACCTGAACTAAAG GAGAAGTTGCCACCGACAGATTCAAGGCTAAGACCTGATCAAAGGTGTTTGGAGAATGGACAGCATGAAATGGCCAATTCTGAAAAGTTGCGGCTTGAACAAAGACAGCGGCAG GCACGAAGGATGCAAGAAAAGGGTTGGAAACCAAGGTGGTTTGCTAAGGAAAAAGGCAGCATCTCTTACCGTTATATTGGAGGGTACTGGGAGAGTAGGGATAAGGGGAATTGGGAATCCTGTCCTGACATTTTTGGTCAATACTCAACcgatactgatgttaacccaacTCCATAA